CACCGGTCACAATCTGGTATTTTTTTTTGCCGTCTGTACATTCGGTGACTTGCAGTTTTTCGGCGTTGGGATGTTTGGATAATGAAGAAATTTTTACAGTAATAACCGAGCTTAGGTGGTGTTTGTATTCGTCAATATCGTCTATCTCGCAGACGGATGTATTGATCTTTTCAATGACAACATCGAAAGGAACAGAATTTAACGGAAGAAAGTCGTTTAGCCAATGAAGAGAGAGTTTCAAGCGGTTTCCTTAAGTGTAGGAAACCGAGAGATTAAGAAGGGGTCAATCCGAAATTCCGAGCTTTTCCTTAAGAAATTTGATACAATCGGGACCGGAAAGGGGTCTTGAAAAGTAAAAGCCCTGAACGGAATCGATTCCATCCACAATCAATCTTTCCACTTGTTCCTTAGTTTCCGCACCTTCCGCGACTACACTCAAACCTAAGTTATGCGCCAGATTGGCAACCGCATGGACGATCGTATCGGAGTCTTTGTCGATCGTAATTTCGGAAACGAAGGAACGGTCGATTTTCAGGCAAGAGATAGGAAGACGTCTTAAATATCCGAGAGAACTGTATCCAGTTCCGAAATCGTCGATCGCAATCGTAGCCCCCAGTTCACGAATTGCTTTCATGGTTTTCACTGCGGCGTCCGCATTTTCCATAAGGGAACTTTCCGTAATTTCCACTTCGAGGTCTTTGGCATCCACCCGGAAGAGGCGTAGATTTTCAGCGATGATGGAAATCAATTTTTCATGTTTGAACTGTTTGGTAGAAATATTGACCGCCATGCTGACTCCCTCGATCCCTTCTTCTCTCCAGAGTCGCAAAGTCTGGATGGCAAGTTTGAGAACCAGCTCTCCGATAGAGAGAATCATTCCGGTTTCTTCCGCGATAGGAATAAAAACATCGGGGGGAATCATTCCTCTTTCCGGATGATTCCATCGGATGAGAGCTTCCACTCCGATCGGTTTGTAGGTTTGCAGATCGATCTTTGGTTGGAAGAATAATGTGAACTGGTCCTTTGCGAGAGCCATTCTCATCTGGTTTTCGATTTCCAGTCTTTGAACAACTAACGTCTGTAACTCTTCCGTAAAGAATACATAACAACTTTTCCCCTGTTGTTTTGCCAGGTTTAGAGCGCTATCAGCATTTTTCAAAAGAGAATTGGAATCTTTCCCATCATTCGGGTACAAAGCGACACCGATGGATACGTTAACGAATATCTGCTCTCCTTCGATGACAAAAGGATGATTCATCGCATCGAGAATGCTTTCGCAAATGACTCCCGCGTCCCTCTCATTCATAAGGTCGGGCAGAACGATTGTAAATTCATCCCCTCCTTGGCGGGAGATCAAATCATAGGATCGTACGCTTTCTCTTAGGCGGTATGCCATGAGTTGAACGACTTTGTCTCCGAACTCATGGCCCCTGGAATCATTGATGAATTTGAAATTATCAATGTCGATTGCGAGAACTCCCACCCAGTTTTCGTGTCTTCTTGCTTCTTCAAATATGGGAAAAAATTTATCAATGAGTGAATTGCGGTTCGGAAGATTGGTAAGTTGATCAAAGAAAGCCATATAGGCTATCTTTTCTTCCGCTTGTTTTCTTTGGGTGATGTCGACAAAGGCTACTGCGAGACCGAAATTATCCAAAGGAATCGGAGTCGCTAGTATTTCAAACCAAGTTACTTTTGCATCTTTGATCAGCCCGAGTTCCATATTACGGATTACTTCTTTTTGTTTCAAAGCTCTCATCAGACTGGAATTGCGCGGATACATCTTGCTTCCGTTAGGTTGTAGTAATGTATACTTTCTTAAGTTCAGAGTCCTGTTTAAAGTTTCTCCGTCTTGTATGTCAAAATACTGTCTTGCCGTGCGATTGGTTTCCACTATTTTCCCTTTGGCGTCGGTGATGGCGATGCCCATGGGAAGATTATCGAATATGGATTTGTATTTTTGCTGTTGTAGGATGAATTCGAAAGAGATATCTTTTTGAATGGTGATATCTCTGTCGATTGCGATGATGATTTGCGATTCAGAAAGAGGAATCGCGAGCCACATGATCCATACATCCTCACCCGATTTCGTTTTCAGGCGGTGTTCGAAATTGATGATGGCTTTTCTGTCTCTGAGGTCGGTCAATGCATCTATCGATTGATCTCTGTCATCTTCATGGATTAAGTCGAACAAACTCCTTCCTACCATTTCTTTTTGAGAATATTCTAAAGAGCGTGCAAAACGTTCGGTGACGGAGATGAACTCTCCGTCCCAATTGAAAATTTGCAGACTATTCGGAAATTGAGATAGAATAGGGTATAATGAGTCTTCTAATGTTCTAGATGTATTTTCCGCTTCATTTCGCATGCAAATCTTTGCCTAAAAAATAAACTGCTTCGATCGATCCGGGGAACTCGAATCCCTCAAAAGGTGACCAACCGGACTTACTTTTTATCATGCTTTTCTCAAAGACAAAAGGCTTTTTTAAATTTAAAACGGAAAAATTTGCCGCATAACCTTCTTTAATCTCGCCAAAGCCCGATCCGAACTTTTCCGGTAAATACTGTTTGACAAAATCTCCAGGATTTTTTGCACAGATTCTTGCAATCGTTTGCAAAGGAATGTTAAGAACATTTATCATATAAGTTACAAATAATCCGTAAGTATCCAATTGTGAAATTCCGCTTGTTCCTTTTTTCTTTTCTTCTATACTATGAGGAGCGTGGTCCGTCGCGAGAAAATCGATATGACCGTCTAGTATCCCTTTTACCATTGCTTCCCTATCTTCTTTGCCGCGAAGAGGGGGGTTCATTTGAAACCAGCTTCGATTATCATCCGTTAGCATGGAAGTATCGAACATAAGGTGAGTCGGTGTTACTTCACAGGTAACATTCACACCTCGTTTTTTTGCATCTATGATTTTATTCAGGCCGTCTTTGGTGGAATAGTGGCAAAGTTTTCCCTTGAGATCGTATTTTTCAATCAGGGAAAGTGCAAAGTCGGTCGCAAGTGTTTCGGCTTCTTTCGGTCTACGTTCTTCGTGAGTGGGTTTATTTTTGTTTTCCGTCAGTATCTCTGGATCTTCGCAATGAAAACTCACATCCTGTCCCTGGTAATGCCGAATTGTATTTTCGAGACTGATGTTGTCTTCAAAAAACAATTCTCCTATGGAAGGTCCCATAAAAACTTTATAGGGAACTTTCTTTAATAAAGGTTTGGTGGTAGGACCGATTCCCGCATAAAGAGTGATATGTATCGGTGATTTTTTAGTAAGCGCGAGTTTCTCTTCGTAACTCTTGTCATCAATCGGCGGAACGGGATTATTCGGCATATCGGCAACATGCAAAACCGCTCCGTTTATTCCTGCATTTCCTGCTGAGACAAAATCTTCCTTATAACAATGTTTTCCACTGACATCTTCGCGTGCGTGAATGTGAATATCACCGAATCCCGGAAATATCACACACTCATCACCAAACAAACGTGCATCGGGATCAACGGATTTTTTTACTTCTTTGATTAGCCCTGCGGTTTCGTCAAAAACAACCGTGCCTTTGAATTCTTCCGTATGTGTTACGATTCTACCTGCGATTTTTCCCATTTGGTCGTTCCTAAGGAGTGAGTTATTTAAAATAAGTTAGGGAAGGAATATATTTCGAAGCGCACTGAAATTAAAAAGTTTCTAGATTTCTATAGATCAAAGCCAAAGTGTCCCCTGTAGTGATTCTATATTTTAGTGTGTAGAACAAATCGTTTAAAAATTGAGAAGATCTACTTTTTTGCTCATCAAAATTGATTCTCTTGCGGTTATTAATGGTTCGTTCCTGGTTTATTCTCGCTATGGCGATATGAAATGCTAATTCTTCATTCAGAAAATTTTGTGTTCGAGTATATCTTTTAATCTGCTCTTTGGCAACAACCGGTTTTAGCTTGCAAATCCAATATGTTAAATAACCGGCAATTTTGTATTCATTGATATTTTCAATTTCCTCCGGATGAAATTGTTTAATTCTTCTGACATCTAAAATATATCGCAGAGTGGCTTCGGTTGTAATCGGCACGGAGAGAAAAAAAGAATTTTTGAATTCGCTGGTTAGAGTATGATTTTGGCAAAGATCATCCCAGGTAGAAAAAATAAGATCAAGCCGTTCGGTTGCTTTTTCCAGCTCCTCTTGGGTAAGAATGTCAGTTGGAACTTTCATCCAAAAAGTCCGTAAGTTTGTAATTTGCTATTGAGTATTTTACTTCTTCTTTCCAGGTATTTGAATTGGAAGAGGATGCGCTATTGTCTAGTCTAACAACGACATCACGTAAATAATCTGGATCAGAAATTAACTGTTTAGCAAGTTCTAGGTCTTTTTGAATGCATTCGTTCATGAGAACTCCAAAATTATTATCTCAAACTTAATTGGTAAGTGTAAATTAAAATTCATTTTAATTCCCCTCTTAGAAGTACAATCAGAAATTAAAATCTTCGTTATAGAGATTATGTCTCTATCCGGAAATTCATCTCCACTTTTCCAAGATTTCCAGTATTTCGCTTCCAAACTTTTCTACTTTGGCCGGACCGATTCCTTTGGTCGCTTCCAGTTCGGAAAGAGTTCTGGGTTTCCTTTCCGCAATTCGTTTCAGAACAGGGTTTTGGAAGACCATAAACTTTTTCCATTTGAGCTGGCGGGATTTTCTGTCCCGGTAATTCATCAATTCACGTAATATCTGTGAGTTGACAGTAGGAGTTTTGGTTTTTTTTACCAGGCTTTCCGAATCGCCTTCTTTCCCAATTCTTTTCTTTACGGGAGAAAATTGGGGAAGGTAGAGTTTCGGGTATTTGGAGCCTGCGACCAGGATTTTCCTTTGTTCCGTCCAGGATTCCAATTTGGCTATGATTGCTTCTTCCGGGATATGTTTTAGTTTTGCGTGGAACGGGTTTCTTTCCATTCGGTAACGAAGTACATCTTTCGTGGTTTTACCGGCTAACGTTTTTGCTATGATGGTTTTTCCGAAGACTCCGGGATGTTCCGCTAAAAAATTCAGAATCCATTCCTCTTCATTCGGGTCGAATTCGTAGGTCCGTTTCTCTTCTTTTTTGCGTTGTTTGATTTCTTCCGCATGCAAAAAGTCCTTTCTGTCTTTTCCGTTTGTCGAATGGGAACAAATATCACAGGATCCGCAAGGTTCGATCGACTCTCCGAAATATTCGCAAAGTTGAACCTGTCTGCATTTTTCCTGATTGGCATAATCCTTGATATGTTTGAGTAAACTATCTCCTCCTTTGAAATTGCTTTCTTTGGAGATCATAAAGGCTTGGGTGGCAACGTCCGCGTTTTTATAAAACAATACACAGTCGGCCGGTTTGTTATCCCTTCCTGCCCGGCCTGCTTCCTGGTAGTAGGCTTCGAGAGAAGCCGGAACTTGGTAATGAACCACCAAACGTACGTCAGGTTGATCCATCCCCATTCCGAATGCGTTTGTCGCAACAAGGATGGGAACTTTTCCTCCTGTGTAAGCATTTTGAGTTCTTTCCCGGATTCCGTCCGTACGTCCCGCGTGGTACTTCCCCGCAGTGAACCCGAAGTCTTTTAGCAATTCAAACACTTCGTCCGTTTTTTTACGGGTGGCGCAGTAAACGATTGTACGTCCTGCAAATTTTTTATCATCCTTCCAAGGTTCCAAAAGTTCAAAAAGACGATCTGCCTTATCACGTTCCGTATTCGGATATTCCACGGAAAATTTAAGATTGGGACGAAAGAAAGTGGAAAGTACCATTTTGGGAAATTTCATTCCCAGGGCGGCTTGTACATCGGTTCTTACTTTTTCAGTTGCAGTCGCAGTAAGCGCCAAAATAGGAAAGTTAGGTGAAGGGTGCCTTTCTCTTAAAAAATGAAGCTGTCTGTACTCGGGACGGAAGTCATGTCCCCATTGAGAAACACAATGTGCTTCATCTACAACGAGAGAAAATAAATTCATTTCTTTGAATACTTTTAGAAAACTCGGGGAGAGCGCTCTCTCGGGGGAAATCAGAAGAACACGCAAAGATCCGTTTACCGCCTGTGCTATCGTTTTCATCTGCACCAATTCGTCTTGCGTGGAATTGCAAAATGCGGCCGGTATTCCTTTGGAGAGGAGGCTCTCCGTCTGGTCTTTCATAAGTGCGATCAAAGGAGAAATAACAAGAGTTAGTTTGTCTTTTTGGAGACTTGCCGGCAATTGGTAGATAAGGGATTTGCCCGCTCCCGTAGGAAGAATGGCAAGAGTATCATTGCCGGCAAGAACGGATTCGATCGCTTCCTTTTGACCGGAGCGAAACTGGCTGAAGCCAAATTGAGAATGAAGTGAAGTTAAAAGATCCAAACAGGGAATAGGATAAATCCAAACTGATTTCGGTCAACACCTAAACGGATAAGTAGGATGTTCGGGAAACGGTCCGGCGGAACCGGAAAGTATCAACAGCAAAAAGCAAATGAGATTCTAAAAATCAGGGGTTTTTTCACTTTAATAATTCCATCCCGTCTGAAACTTGTAATAACCATTCATGCTTTTTAATACTTTTGTATTCGTTCTATTCTTTATAGCAGTTTATGCGGTATTTCTCGTTTTCGGATACTTTGCCAAAGATCGTCCTTGGGCACTTCGTGCGCAAAATCTATGGCTACTTGCCGCATCCTATTTTTTTTACGGATGGTGGGAATGGTTTTTTCTCACTCTGATCTTTACCAGTACTTTCATCGACTACTTCGCTGCGCTTGGAATTCAACGTTCCAAATCCGTCACAGGCAAAAAACTTTTTTTAGCATTCTCCGTCGTAGCGAACCTAGGGCTTTTGTTTACGATGAAGTATTTCGACTTTTTTACTTCCAGTTTTGTATCGTCATATAATGCGTTAGTTGGTATTTGGGGAGGAAATCCTCTTTCCTTCAGTTCCATCATGGTATTGCAAAACTTTGTTCTACCAGTGGGAATCAGCTTCTATACTTTCCAAACCATGTCTTATACAATTGATGTGTATCGTGGTCAAATCGAACCCGAAAAAGATTTTTTTGATTTCGCACTTTTCGTAAATTATTTTCCCCAACTGGTGGCGGGTCCGATCGAAAGAGCCGTCGACTTACTACCTCAATTGAAAAAGCCCAAGTTTCCTACTTTGGATGTACTTCCCTTGGCAGCTTGGGATATCCTTTTGGGTTATTTTATGAAGGTCTATGTTGCGGACAATCTTGCAATGTACATCGACCAGGTATTTCTCGGCGGCAAGGGACTCTATCTTGCAAATCCGGGACTCATTACAACTGTCGACGGAAGTCAGATCTTCGTTGCTTGTCTCGGTTTACTGATGCAAGTCTATTGCGACTTTGCGGGTTATTCTTTCATTGCGCTCGGCACTTCCCGCCTACTTGGTGTTACATTGACAGTCAATTTTGAAACTCCCGAGTATTCCCGTAACCCGATCGAATTTTGGAACAGATGGCATGTAACATTGAATCGTTGGTTCCGGGATTATATTTATATTTCTCTCGGGGGAAGCCGTTTTGGAAAATTCAAACAACTTAGAAACCTGTTTATCATCTTTGTAGTCTCCGGATTTTGGCATGGAGCCAATTGGACATTTGTCACTTGGGGAACCATGCAAGGGGTTTATACCGTAGTTTATCTGGCTTTTTTCGCTCCTAAAAAGAAGGAAGAAGAAACGGATAACAAAATTACATTCAAATCCTTCCTATCCGGTACTGCGTCCCGTATATTGATTTATGTATTGGTCGCAGTCAGCGGAGTTGCATTTCGAAGTTACGACGGAAGTATGATGTTGCTTTATTTTCAAAAGGTATTTTGCTTTTGGGATTGGAGCCTTGCTCCTACCAACGGGGTGAAATCTTCCTGGATCTTATTCCAAGAGATGTTGAAAATCACTCTTCCTCTTTTTATTTTGGATGGAATTACTTATTTCAAAAAAGACAGATACTGGTTTTATAATTATCATTATCTCATACAGGCATTTATCTTCTGCGTAGTCGGATTTTTGATTCTGACCAAAGGTATTTTTGGAAAAGAGGTGATCTACTTTGCGTTCTAAATTTATCGGAATTCTATTCGCATTATCTTTTTTCGCAATACTCGAAATCGTTGTTCGATTAACGGATGTTTATTATTTCGAACAGCCCGAGATTTTTTTCGTAAACCTGAAGAAAAACTACGTGGAATCGGGCAAAGCCGATGCCGATATCGTTGTGTTAGGTGATTCCCGTTCCATGGCTTTGGAGGGATATTCTCCTAAAAATGACAAGGAATTCTCCGTGTACAACCACAGCCTCCCCGCAATGGGACCGAAGTACTATCGATTCTTTTTGGATAAATACCTGAAAGCGGGAAACAAAAAACCGAAAATGGTTCTGTTTGCCGCTTCACCTAAACTCTATTCGTCGGGGTACGGGCCTCCTCTTTACGATCCCAGCGGAAAAGTAGTCACTTCAAACGAAAGTATATCCCAATATATAGCCAGAAGATGGAGGGAAGGTTGGGAAAAAAATATCTTCCAATCTCCTAAAAAAGAAAATATCATCCGTTACGGCGGGAAACAGGATGATGCGGATCAAATTCTATGGGAATTTTTCGGACATAGATACCTTCACCAGTTTTCCATTTCCGAACTTTGGAATCAATACGAAGGTGTGGAAAGATTATTCATCATTTCCAAGGCGATTCCTCTTCTTTACCAATCCTATCGTTTTCACGGAGGAATTCGAAACCTGATCAGTTCTTCTCATTGGAAACTTTCCAAGGACTATCTCACCAAATCAAAGTTTTGTGAGGATTGCAAAAACGTGGAAGTAGGACTTTGTATGCCTCCTCATTCCCAAAGAGAAGACAATTTGATCATCCAAGATCAAATCGACCGTCATTTGGGTAAGTATAATATTTCCAATCGTGTGAATCCCCAGCTTGTAGCCTTGGCCAGAATCCAGGCAAAAGAAGAAGTTAAAAATATTTCACATAACACGGATATTTCGAGTTTTGAAAAACCGGATTATCTGGTTTTGGAAGAACTGATTGCTTACACGAAAGAAAAAGGAATCAGGTTCGGTTTTGTATATATGCCATGGATCCGGGAAAGAGAAAATGTTCCCGAGGTTCAGTACAAATTAGGCGAGCTCCGTAAATTTTTAAAAACTCATCCGGAAGTGGGATCTTTCTTTTTTCCCGATTCGGGTTATCCTATCGATTTTTTTGTGGATAATATCCATTATGATTGCAGGGGAGAGACCAGAGTGAATGAGGAATTTCATAATTTGATTTTACCTGAAGTCTTTCGTTTTTTGCAAAATAGAGAAAAATCCAATTGATTTCCCTTTTATAGACCTTCTAATTGAAAGACTCAAATGAAACTGAGAGGAATCCCATTCATGTTCTCTTTTAGAAGTATTCTTTCATCCCTATTGATAGGGTTTTTGCTCGTCACTTCCCTTTCCGCACAAAATCGGTACGGACTTTTCATCGGAAGCAATTACAAGGGCAATACCGCGAAGATCCCCGAGTTAGGCCTTTGTGAAGCGGATGCTACATTCCTTCGAGACAAGATCCAAAAAAAAGGAAATTTCAAAGATATCAAAGTTCTATTGGGCCAGATGGTGACCAGAGACAATATCAAAAATGCGATTTCCACCTTAGGAAAACAAGCGGGCAAAAATGATTCTGTAATCATCTATTTCTCCGGTCACGGTATGTATCAGAAAGATGCAAAAGCCAAGAACGGAATGCGTAATTATCTGATTTGTTATGATCGTCCCCATGTTTCGGATGAAGAACTCAATGAATTTTTAAGCGATATCAAATCTCCCAAAACGGTTCTTGTGATGGACTGTTGTTATTCGGGAGGAATTGCCAAAAAAGGAAAAAATACACGAGGTGCTTCGGATGTACCGATTGCACAAGGCAACGACGGAGTGGTGCGCCAGAATCCGGAAGATTATTTTTTCCAAGACAAGGCTGTAATTTCTTCTTCCGATTCGGATGAAACTTCCATCGAAGTGGGCGGATCGATCAACCATGGTATTTTTACATACAACCTGGGATTGGCTTTGGA
The nucleotide sequence above comes from Leptospira kobayashii. Encoded proteins:
- a CDS encoding putative bifunctional diguanylate cyclase/phosphodiesterase, producing the protein MRNEAENTSRTLEDSLYPILSQFPNSLQIFNWDGEFISVTERFARSLEYSQKEMVGRSLFDLIHEDDRDQSIDALTDLRDRKAIINFEHRLKTKSGEDVWIMWLAIPLSESQIIIAIDRDITIQKDISFEFILQQQKYKSIFDNLPMGIAITDAKGKIVETNRTARQYFDIQDGETLNRTLNLRKYTLLQPNGSKMYPRNSSLMRALKQKEVIRNMELGLIKDAKVTWFEILATPIPLDNFGLAVAFVDITQRKQAEEKIAYMAFFDQLTNLPNRNSLIDKFFPIFEEARRHENWVGVLAIDIDNFKFINDSRGHEFGDKVVQLMAYRLRESVRSYDLISRQGGDEFTIVLPDLMNERDAGVICESILDAMNHPFVIEGEQIFVNVSIGVALYPNDGKDSNSLLKNADSALNLAKQQGKSCYVFFTEELQTLVVQRLEIENQMRMALAKDQFTLFFQPKIDLQTYKPIGVEALIRWNHPERGMIPPDVFIPIAEETGMILSIGELVLKLAIQTLRLWREEGIEGVSMAVNISTKQFKHEKLISIIAENLRLFRVDAKDLEVEITESSLMENADAAVKTMKAIRELGATIAIDDFGTGYSSLGYLRRLPISCLKIDRSFVSEITIDKDSDTIVHAVANLAHNLGLSVVAEGAETKEQVERLIVDGIDSVQGFYFSRPLSGPDCIKFLKEKLGISD
- a CDS encoding amidohydrolase family protein, whose amino-acid sequence is MGKIAGRIVTHTEEFKGTVVFDETAGLIKEVKKSVDPDARLFGDECVIFPGFGDIHIHAREDVSGKHCYKEDFVSAGNAGINGAVLHVADMPNNPVPPIDDKSYEEKLALTKKSPIHITLYAGIGPTTKPLLKKVPYKVFMGPSIGELFFEDNISLENTIRHYQGQDVSFHCEDPEILTENKNKPTHEERRPKEAETLATDFALSLIEKYDLKGKLCHYSTKDGLNKIIDAKKRGVNVTCEVTPTHLMFDTSMLTDDNRSWFQMNPPLRGKEDREAMVKGILDGHIDFLATDHAPHSIEEKKKGTSGISQLDTYGLFVTYMINVLNIPLQTIARICAKNPGDFVKQYLPEKFGSGFGEIKEGYAANFSVLNLKKPFVFEKSMIKSKSGWSPFEGFEFPGSIEAVYFLGKDLHAK
- a CDS encoding RecQ family ATP-dependent DNA helicase, with amino-acid sequence MDLLTSLHSQFGFSQFRSGQKEAIESVLAGNDTLAILPTGAGKSLIYQLPASLQKDKLTLVISPLIALMKDQTESLLSKGIPAAFCNSTQDELVQMKTIAQAVNGSLRVLLISPERALSPSFLKVFKEMNLFSLVVDEAHCVSQWGHDFRPEYRQLHFLRERHPSPNFPILALTATATEKVRTDVQAALGMKFPKMVLSTFFRPNLKFSVEYPNTERDKADRLFELLEPWKDDKKFAGRTIVYCATRKKTDEVFELLKDFGFTAGKYHAGRTDGIRERTQNAYTGGKVPILVATNAFGMGMDQPDVRLVVHYQVPASLEAYYQEAGRAGRDNKPADCVLFYKNADVATQAFMISKESNFKGGDSLLKHIKDYANQEKCRQVQLCEYFGESIEPCGSCDICSHSTNGKDRKDFLHAEEIKQRKKEEKRTYEFDPNEEEWILNFLAEHPGVFGKTIIAKTLAGKTTKDVLRYRMERNPFHAKLKHIPEEAIIAKLESWTEQRKILVAGSKYPKLYLPQFSPVKKRIGKEGDSESLVKKTKTPTVNSQILRELMNYRDRKSRQLKWKKFMVFQNPVLKRIAERKPRTLSELEATKGIGPAKVEKFGSEILEILEKWR
- a CDS encoding MBOAT family O-acyltransferase: MLFNTFVFVLFFIAVYAVFLVFGYFAKDRPWALRAQNLWLLAASYFFYGWWEWFFLTLIFTSTFIDYFAALGIQRSKSVTGKKLFLAFSVVANLGLLFTMKYFDFFTSSFVSSYNALVGIWGGNPLSFSSIMVLQNFVLPVGISFYTFQTMSYTIDVYRGQIEPEKDFFDFALFVNYFPQLVAGPIERAVDLLPQLKKPKFPTLDVLPLAAWDILLGYFMKVYVADNLAMYIDQVFLGGKGLYLANPGLITTVDGSQIFVACLGLLMQVYCDFAGYSFIALGTSRLLGVTLTVNFETPEYSRNPIEFWNRWHVTLNRWFRDYIYISLGGSRFGKFKQLRNLFIIFVVSGFWHGANWTFVTWGTMQGVYTVVYLAFFAPKKKEEETDNKITFKSFLSGTASRILIYVLVAVSGVAFRSYDGSMMLLYFQKVFCFWDWSLAPTNGVKSSWILFQEMLKITLPLFILDGITYFKKDRYWFYNYHYLIQAFIFCVVGFLILTKGIFGKEVIYFAF
- a CDS encoding DUF1574 family protein → MRSKFIGILFALSFFAILEIVVRLTDVYYFEQPEIFFVNLKKNYVESGKADADIVVLGDSRSMALEGYSPKNDKEFSVYNHSLPAMGPKYYRFFLDKYLKAGNKKPKMVLFAASPKLYSSGYGPPLYDPSGKVVTSNESISQYIARRWREGWEKNIFQSPKKENIIRYGGKQDDADQILWEFFGHRYLHQFSISELWNQYEGVERLFIISKAIPLLYQSYRFHGGIRNLISSSHWKLSKDYLTKSKFCEDCKNVEVGLCMPPHSQREDNLIIQDQIDRHLGKYNISNRVNPQLVALARIQAKEEVKNISHNTDISSFEKPDYLVLEELIAYTKEKGIRFGFVYMPWIRERENVPEVQYKLGELRKFLKTHPEVGSFFFPDSGYPIDFFVDNIHYDCRGETRVNEEFHNLILPEVFRFLQNREKSN